A region of the bacterium genome:
GTTCAAAGGCACCGCGACCCGGTCTGCGCTTGCGATCGCGGAGGCGATGGATGCGATCGGGGGTCAACTCAACGCGTTCACGGACAAAGAGCAGACGTGTTACTACCTCCGCGTGATCAGCGAGCACCTCGAGGAGGGGCTCGGCGTGCTGGCCGATATGCTGCTCCATCCGGCCATCGAGTCCGAGGCACTCGAGCGTGAGCGGCAGGTCCTCGCCGAGGAGATCAAGATGTACGAGGACGCCCCGGACGACCTGGTCCACGATGTGTTCGCGGAGACCCTGTGGCCCGGCCATCCCCTGGGGCGGCCGGTGTCGGGCACCCTCACGACCCTCGCGGGGCTGCGGGGCGACGACCTGCGCGCCTACATGGCCGACCGCTACCGGCCCGACGCTGTGCTTGTGACTGCCGCGGGGCTGCTCGAGCACGACCAGATCGTCGAGCTCGTCGAGCATGCGCTCGGGCCGTGGGCGGGGCGCGCGACGCCGAGCGTTCATCTTCCCCCCACCGCGCAGCGGGCCACGGCGTATCGGAGCAAGGAGATCGAACAGGTCCATGTCTGCCTCGGCGTTCCCGGACTCCGCCAGGCCCACCCGGATCGATACGGGCTGGCGGTCCTCGATTCGGCGCTCGGCAGCGGGATGAGCAGCCGGTTGTTCCAGGAGATCCGCGAAGAGCGTGGCCTGGCGTATGCCATCTCGTCGTACCAAATGGCCTATAGCGACGCCGGCGCGTTCGCGGTGTACGCCGCCGCGAGCCCCCTCGCCGCGCGCGAGGTCGTCCGGCTCACGCTGGAGGGGCTCGTCCGCGCTCGGGAAGGGTTGACCGCCGATGAAGTGTCCCGCGCCAAAGAATCGCTCAAGGGCAGCCTGATGTTGGGTCTGGAGACCCCGGGGAGCCGGATGTCGAAATTGGCCCGCTCCGAGATCTATTTTGGCCGGCAGATCACGCTGGACGAAATCCTCGCCGACGTGGCCGCCGTACAGGGTAAGGATGTCCGGCGGCTGGCGGAGGAGTTGTTGGTGCTGGACCGGCTCGCTCTGGCCGCGATCGGTCCATTCGATCAGCAGCCGGGTCTCGCCGGCGCCATCGAAGAGGAGGTGCGGGCGCGTGCCGATGCATAGAGTCGTCGTGACGGGCGCCGCGGGGCGGATGGGGCGCGCCGCGGTCCGGACCATCTCGCGGCGCGATGACATGATGTTGGTGGGCGCGCTGGGCCGCATCACAGGCGTCGGCCAGGACGCGGGCATGGTGGCCGGCGCGGGCGCGATAGGGGTGCCGATCACCGCGAATCTTCCGGAGATCTTTCTCGTGGGGCGCCCAACGGTGCTGGTCGATCTCAGCCGGGGGGAGTCGGCTTCCGAGCACGCGCTCACAGCACTTGATCACGGCGTGCCGGTGGTGATCGGGGCGACGGGATTCTCGCCGGACGCGGTCGCGGCGCTGCGAGAGCGCGCCGCTTCGCAGCGCGTCGGTGTGCTCATCGCGCCCAACTTTGCGCTCGGCGCGTTGCTGATGATGGAGTTTGCCCGTCGGGCGGCGCGCTACTTTCCGCACGTCGAGATCATCGAGCTCCACCACGATCGGAAGCGGGACGCGCCGTCCGGAACGGCGGCCCGGACCGCCCGGTTGGTGGCTGAGGCGCGCGGGCCGGCGCCCTCGGCGGTGGTGGCGGAGACCGCGACCGTAGACGGCGCGCGGGGCGGGGTGATAGATGGTGTGCACGTGCACAGCGTCAGGTTGCCTGGACTGGTGGCCCATCAAGAGGTGCTGTTTGGAGGCCCCGGCCAGACCTTGACGATTCGGCACGACTCGACCAG
Encoded here:
- a CDS encoding pitrilysin family protein — encoded protein: MGTAMAVDQALYRRTVLSNGLIVITEPMDHVRTIALGVWVAAGSRFEDVPRNGVSHFIEHIVFKGTATRSALAIAEAMDAIGGQLNAFTDKEQTCYYLRVISEHLEEGLGVLADMLLHPAIESEALERERQVLAEEIKMYEDAPDDLVHDVFAETLWPGHPLGRPVSGTLTTLAGLRGDDLRAYMADRYRPDAVLVTAAGLLEHDQIVELVEHALGPWAGRATPSVHLPPTAQRATAYRSKEIEQVHVCLGVPGLRQAHPDRYGLAVLDSALGSGMSSRLFQEIREERGLAYAISSYQMAYSDAGAFAVYAAASPLAAREVVRLTLEGLVRAREGLTADEVSRAKESLKGSLMLGLETPGSRMSKLARSEIYFGRQITLDEILADVAAVQGKDVRRLAEELLVLDRLALAAIGPFDQQPGLAGAIEEEVRARADA
- the dapB gene encoding 4-hydroxy-tetrahydrodipicolinate reductase, which produces MHRVVVTGAAGRMGRAAVRTISRRDDMMLVGALGRITGVGQDAGMVAGAGAIGVPITANLPEIFLVGRPTVLVDLSRGESASEHALTALDHGVPVVIGATGFSPDAVAALRERAASQRVGVLIAPNFALGALLMMEFARRAARYFPHVEIIELHHDRKRDAPSGTAARTARLVAEARGPAPSAVVAETATVDGARGGVIDGVHVHSVRLPGLVAHQEVLFGGPGQTLTIRHDSTSEESFMPGLTLAIQRVGTLTNLVEGLEHVLEP